One stretch of Paramormyrops kingsleyae isolate MSU_618 chromosome 4, PKINGS_0.4, whole genome shotgun sequence DNA includes these proteins:
- the LOC140588772 gene encoding tripartite motif-containing protein 16-like has protein sequence MADASVAVDQNQFSCPVCLDLLKDPVAIPCGHSYCMSCIKSCWDQEDHAGVYSCPQCRQTFTPRPVLGRNTILAEVVEKLKKTGIQAATPADQYAGPGDVECDVCTGRKHKAVKSCLVCLASYCETDLQLHNKLHHAKQHKLTDAISCLQDKVCSHHDKPLEIYCRTDQQCICYLCTMDEHRGHDTVSAAVGRAEIQKQMDETQREFQQRIQMREKELQELREAVDSITSSAQSAVVDSERIFTEMIRSIERRRSEVTQLIRDEEKAAVSQAEGDMERLKQEIDELKRRHSELEQLSHTEDHIHVLQRCRVLLVSPEASVAPRISVYPRCSFEKVKKMVSELKDQLENVCEKKTTEIKHTVTKDTVLPVLVPRTRAEFLHYSCQLTLDPNTANKYLHLSEGNRVVTWKRETQSYPDHQQRFDTLPQVLCTEGLTGRCYWEVEWSGAVVNIAVTHRGINRKGWGDDTKLGCNDKSWCLYCSTSSYSFWHNNVKSAVSGPPSPRIGVYLDHRAGTLSFYSVSDTVTLLHRVQATFTEPLYPGFQLWYSTAKLC, from the exons ATGGCAGACGCCAGTGTTGCAGTGGATCAGAACCAATTCAGCTGTCCGGTCTGtctggatctactgaaggatccagtggctattccctgtggacacagttactgtatgagctgcattaagagctgctgggatcaggaggatcatgctggagtttacagctgcccccagtgcagacagaccttcacacccagacctgttctgggcagaaacaccatactggctgaagtggtggagaaactgaagaagactggaatacaagcagctactcctgctgaccagtatgctggacctggagatgtggagtgtgacgtctgtactgggagaaaacacaaagctgtcaagtcctgcctggtgtgtctggcctccTACTGTGAAACTGACCTGCAGCTTCACAATAAACTCCATCACGCAAAACAACACAAGCTCACTGATGCCATCAGCTGTTTGCAAgacaaggtctgttcccaccatgacaaacccctggagATCTACTGCCGCaccgaccagcagtgtatctgttatctctgtacgatggatgaacacagaggccatgatacagtctcagctgctGTAGGAAGGGCGGAGATACAG AAACAAATGGATGAAACACAGagggaatttcagcagagaattcagatgagagagaaggagctgcaggagctgagagaggctgtggactcaatcaca agctcagcacagtcagcagtggtggacagtgagaggatcttcactgagatgatccgctccattgagagaagacgctctgaggtgacacagctgatcagagatgaggagaaggctgcagtgagtcaggctgaaggagacatggagagactgaagcaggagatcgatgaactgaagaggagacactctgagctggagcagctttcacacacagaggatcacatccatgtcctccag aggTGCCGGGTCCTTCTTGTCAGCCCTGAAGCTTCAGTTGCACCCAGAATCTCTGTCTATCCACGCTGCTCTTTTGAGAAAGTGAAGAAGATGGTTTCTGAACTGAaggatcaactggagaatgtttgcgAAAAGAAAACGACAGAGATCAAACACAcag tTACCAAAGACACTGTCCTACCGGTATTAgtgcccaggaccagagcagaattcttacact ATTCCTGTCAGCTCActctggaccccaacacagcaaacaaatACCTCCATCTGTCTGAGGGGAACAGAGTGGTGACATGGAAGAGAGAGACACAGTCATATCCTGATCACCAGCAGAGGTTTGATACACTCCCCCAAGTGCTgtgtacagagggtctgactggGCGCTGCTACTGGGAGGTTGAGTGGAGCGGGGCTGTAGTCAATATAGCTGTGACACATAGAGGGATCAACAGGAAAGGATGGGGTGACGACACCAAGCTTGGATGCAATGACAAGTCCTGGTGTTTGTACTGCTCAACCTCCAGTTACTCATTCTGGCACAACAACGTGAAATCTGCAGTATctggccccccctcccccaggataggagtgtatctggatcacagggcaggaactctgtccttctacagcgTCTCTGACACAGTGACCCTTCTGCACAGGGTCCAGGCCACATTCACTGAGCCTCTCTATCCTGGGTTTCAGCTTTGGTACAGTACAGCCAAACTGTGCTAA
- the LOC140589093 gene encoding polymeric immunoglobulin receptor-like: protein MILGFFFISVIAVLSGTNGEKRRINITVQEEENVTIPCSYDNKYADHQKLWCRESIVSCFSQRGRMSVTDYPDQGVFTVTMSSLQRHDSGIYLCAVQSVREIKAFGDSYSITVIKGPPDLSVRDIMLNGEEGGTVTVQCLYSDKDKYTKKTWCRRNMEKSCLQTWSRTFDRDRTKLHVNNVERIMTVTLTRLEKEDTDWYWCSVGDLNFPVHITVSHQKQSKLNTEQSMIVK, encoded by the exons ATGATTCTAGGATTCTTCTTCATTTCTGTCATTGCTGTTTTATCAG GCACTAATGGTGAGAAGAGACGTATAAACATAACAGTTCAGGAAGAAGAGAATGTGACCATTCCATGTTCCTATGATAACAAGTATGCTGATCATCAGAAACTATGGTGCAGGGAATCAATAGTATCTTGTTTTTCTCAAAGAGGCCGTATGTCAGTCACTGATTACCCTGATCAGGGTGTCTTCACAGTGACCATGAGCAGCCTGCAGAGACATGATTCTGGCATATACTTGTGTGCTGTACAATCTGTTCGGGAAATCAAAGCATTTGGCGATTCATATAGCATAACAGTCATCAAAG GTCCTCCAGACCTGTCAGTGAGGGACATCATGTTGAATGGTGAGGAGGGCGGTACTGTCACTGTCCAGTGTCTCTACAGTGACAAAGACAAGTACACCAAGAAGACATGGTGCAGGAGAAACATGGAGAAGTCCTGTTTACAAACATGGAGCAGAACCTTCGACAGAGACAGAACTAAACTGCATGTCAATAATGTGGAAAGAATCATGACAGTGACACTGACCAGACTGGAGAAGGAGGACACAGACTGGTACTGGTGCAGTGTGGGAGACTTAAACTTCCCTGTTCATATTACTGTTTCTCATCAAAAACAGAGTAAGCTGAATACTGAACAAAGCATGATTGTCAAATGA